From the Solanum pennellii chromosome 4, SPENNV200 genome, one window contains:
- the LOC107016598 gene encoding uncharacterized protein LOC107016598 has protein sequence MVEDGRYEMYPWGQIAFNKLITSLRQDFNQSKQMYRLFGMPYALNVWIYECASTLSPDLAVKDANGIPRIGNWTVVAEKPKYEKLMTSIFSENTCSNIAPTQDEVEALDLPDS, from the exons ATGGTCGAAGATGGTAGGTATGAAATGTATCCTTGGGGTCAGATTGCATTTAATAAGCTGATTACATCACTCAGGCAAGACTTCAACCAAAGCAAACAGATGTATCGCTTATTTGGTATGCCTTATGCACTCAACGTTTGGATTTACGAATGTGCATCTACTCTAAGTCCAGACCTTGCTGTTAAAGATGCGAATGGTATTCCGAGGATAGGTAATTGGACAGTGGTGGCTGAAAAgccaaaatatgaaaagttaatgACTAGCATTTTCTCCGAG AATACTTGTTCAAACATTGCACCAACGCAAGATGAGGTGGAAGCCCTTGATTTACCTGATAGTTAA